From Luteolibacter arcticus, one genomic window encodes:
- a CDS encoding Calx-beta domain-containing protein has translation MTPRNRFSRPARAAAMLLLGTSAAHAFISEPETLVYGRILNRANPNLEHLVTAGTLHWTIQKPDGSSVVLTGEVDALDGGSFSYLVRIPHQAMMLGQQASPLVLPLGTTTTTASHSSIAFNGAPAKMLVPATSVFDLDQLLRASAMRVDLEINATLPDEDGDGMPDWWEDEHGLDKQNAGDALVDANGNGLNNLGEYRAGSDPAHNSTHPLLLTHEVVAYSEAESLVLLESADSDSTPAQLTYTLHAAPTGGKLVLRNAAHLPAQTSVELISGATFTQADVSAGRLVFEHATGETPGSFEVGVRDQTAGNPEARGPVQVMLFDPADNLVAATAEESVRLEARRLAIDHGHLVADLGATAGKHKLSAPTAGLSATAYATHAGNYGEETPHVFLGGPADDTFAGGAAADYFHGGAGANTFTGGPGADSFIFTGTSASVETITDFAPSQGDVIDLAGVLDGLSTKLTDYVRIRRSGADALMEISAAGLNSGFTDRVIRLQNSTLQPADVLNLHYAGNIESGAITLPPRVTLTATTPQASENGPVAGQFTITREGDFDLPLTVNLSISGNATNGMDYQSVASSITIPAGQAGAVISILPYADSTPEFNETVYFEIAGSSGYLLGSAMSAQIVIEDLKPQISLEVIEGIAGVAGDARGAVLIRRSGVLSSEVFVNFTLAGTAKSGTDYNTVTPYVTFNAGQATKVIEFVPKPTVNFAGADAKTIRMTVKPDSAYASLVPAAELVLVPQRLSYDEWLAARGVPASDEALLHYGFSQTTQPGDNSMFTRMPKATVENGYLTLRFRKKPGVSDMGYQVQYSTNFTQWQTGPDAIEDITSQVAPNDPGAAVFRSKQPMSAEKVAAMRVELLLETND, from the coding sequence ATGACTCCCAGGAACCGCTTCTCCCGACCGGCGCGAGCCGCCGCGATGCTGCTGCTCGGCACCTCCGCCGCGCACGCCTTCATCAGCGAGCCGGAGACCCTCGTTTACGGACGCATCCTCAACCGCGCCAATCCGAACCTCGAGCATCTCGTCACCGCAGGCACGCTGCATTGGACCATTCAGAAGCCGGATGGCTCCTCCGTGGTGCTGACCGGTGAGGTCGATGCGCTCGATGGCGGTTCGTTCTCCTACCTCGTGCGGATCCCGCACCAGGCGATGATGCTCGGCCAGCAGGCTTCGCCGCTGGTGCTGCCGCTCGGCACCACCACGACCACGGCATCGCACTCGTCGATTGCCTTCAATGGCGCACCGGCGAAGATGTTGGTGCCAGCGACCTCCGTCTTCGATCTCGACCAGTTGCTGCGCGCCTCGGCGATGCGTGTGGATCTGGAGATCAATGCCACCTTGCCCGATGAAGACGGCGACGGCATGCCGGACTGGTGGGAAGACGAGCATGGCCTCGACAAGCAGAATGCCGGCGATGCGCTGGTCGACGCGAATGGCAACGGCCTGAACAATCTGGGTGAATACCGCGCCGGCAGCGACCCGGCTCACAACAGCACGCACCCGCTGTTGCTGACCCACGAGGTGGTCGCCTATTCCGAGGCGGAGTCGCTTGTTTTGTTAGAATCGGCGGACAGCGATAGCACGCCGGCCCAGCTCACCTACACGCTTCACGCGGCGCCGACTGGCGGAAAGCTGGTGCTGCGCAATGCCGCCCACCTCCCGGCGCAAACTTCCGTCGAACTCATCTCCGGTGCGACCTTCACCCAGGCCGATGTCTCGGCGGGTCGCCTGGTCTTCGAACATGCCACCGGCGAAACCCCGGGCTCCTTCGAAGTCGGCGTGCGCGACCAGACCGCCGGTAACCCGGAAGCGCGAGGTCCCGTGCAGGTGATGCTCTTCGACCCCGCGGACAATCTGGTTGCGGCCACGGCCGAGGAAAGCGTGCGCCTGGAAGCTCGCCGCCTCGCCATCGATCACGGTCATCTCGTCGCCGACCTCGGTGCCACGGCGGGCAAGCACAAGCTGTCTGCTCCGACCGCCGGTCTCTCGGCCACGGCCTATGCCACGCACGCCGGGAACTACGGTGAGGAAACCCCGCACGTCTTCCTTGGCGGTCCCGCGGATGATACCTTCGCGGGCGGTGCCGCAGCGGACTACTTCCACGGTGGTGCCGGCGCGAACACCTTCACGGGCGGTCCCGGCGCGGACTCATTTATCTTTACCGGCACCTCGGCCTCGGTGGAAACGATCACCGACTTCGCGCCATCGCAAGGCGATGTGATCGACCTGGCCGGCGTGCTCGATGGTCTTTCGACGAAGCTCACCGACTACGTCCGCATCCGCCGCAGCGGTGCCGATGCCTTGATGGAGATCTCGGCAGCCGGATTGAACTCCGGCTTCACCGATCGCGTGATCCGCCTGCAGAACTCGACCTTGCAGCCGGCCGACGTCTTGAACCTCCACTACGCTGGCAACATCGAATCCGGTGCGATCACCCTGCCGCCGCGCGTGACCCTCACCGCGACAACGCCGCAGGCGAGCGAGAATGGCCCGGTGGCCGGTCAGTTCACGATCACCCGCGAGGGCGATTTCGATCTGCCATTGACCGTGAATCTTTCGATCAGCGGCAATGCCACCAATGGCATGGACTACCAGAGTGTCGCCTCGTCGATCACCATTCCGGCAGGTCAGGCAGGTGCCGTGATTTCCATCCTGCCTTATGCGGATTCGACACCCGAGTTCAATGAGACCGTCTATTTCGAGATCGCGGGTTCATCCGGCTACCTGCTGGGCAGCGCGATGTCCGCCCAGATCGTGATCGAGGATCTCAAGCCGCAGATCTCGCTTGAGGTGATCGAGGGAATTGCGGGGGTTGCCGGTGACGCGCGGGGCGCGGTGCTCATCCGCCGCAGTGGTGTGCTTTCGTCGGAGGTCTTCGTGAATTTCACCCTCGCGGGCACGGCAAAGAGCGGCACCGACTACAATACGGTCACGCCTTACGTGACGTTTAACGCGGGCCAAGCGACGAAGGTCATCGAGTTCGTGCCGAAGCCGACCGTCAACTTCGCGGGTGCCGATGCGAAGACGATCCGCATGACGGTGAAGCCGGATTCCGCCTATGCGAGCTTGGTGCCGGCTGCCGAGCTGGTGCTGGTTCCGCAGCGCCTCAGCTACGACGAGTGGCTGGCCGCACGCGGGGTGCCTGCTTCGGATGAAGCGCTGCTGCACTATGGCTTCAGCCAGACCACGCAGCCCGGCGACAACTCGATGTTCACCCGCATGCCGAAGGCGACGGTCGAGAACGGCTACCTCACGCTGCGCTTCCGCAAGAAGCCGGGGGTCAGCGACATGGGCTATCAGGTGCAATATTCCACCAACTTCACCCAATGGCAGACCGGTCCGGATGCCATCGAGGACATCACCTCGCAGGTCGCTCCGAACGATCCCGGTGCCGCGGTCTTCCGCTCCAAGCAGCCGATGTCCGCCGAGAAGGTCGCGGCCATGCGTGTGGAACTGCTGCTCGAAACCAACGACTGA
- a CDS encoding peptidyl-prolyl cis-trans isomerase — MLLRSLPRSIALCTAACLLSQCEKPAATGVPAPNALATVSGQAITEKDLVEEAEWRRSNNQAVPPAPELLKEMANRLALVEKAKQSGIADDPETRRRVQSVIIARLREKQLDVELAKVAVTDEELKATFDSRSAEFARKPLDRFAILFQAADAKASDARKAEAKKRLEDALALADANPGGGEGRGATTGGFGPVSVQHSEDQVTRYRGGDVGWIESDAKETRLPANVIDAGRALEKGKRSGVLEATDGFYVIMKTDARDGSARPMEEVADNLRQQLLREKRRALEEQFLADAFQLSKASINADAAAKVTLPVTPAPAPAAPELSPP, encoded by the coding sequence ATGCTGCTCCGATCCTTGCCCCGCTCCATCGCCCTCTGCACGGCTGCCTGTCTCTTAAGCCAGTGCGAGAAACCGGCGGCGACGGGAGTTCCGGCACCAAACGCGCTCGCCACCGTGTCAGGCCAGGCCATTACCGAGAAGGACTTGGTGGAAGAAGCGGAGTGGCGTCGGTCTAACAACCAAGCGGTGCCCCCGGCACCGGAGCTGTTGAAGGAGATGGCCAACCGCCTCGCGCTGGTCGAGAAGGCCAAGCAATCGGGCATCGCCGACGATCCGGAAACGCGCCGCCGCGTCCAGAGCGTGATCATCGCACGGCTGCGCGAGAAGCAGCTCGATGTCGAACTCGCCAAAGTGGCGGTGACCGATGAGGAGCTCAAGGCGACCTTCGATTCACGGAGTGCCGAGTTCGCGCGCAAGCCTCTCGATCGCTTCGCCATCCTTTTCCAAGCCGCCGACGCGAAAGCTTCCGATGCGCGCAAGGCCGAAGCGAAGAAGCGTCTGGAAGACGCCCTCGCGCTCGCTGACGCGAACCCCGGGGGGGGCGAGGGCAGGGGAGCGACGACCGGTGGCTTCGGCCCAGTGTCCGTCCAGCATTCCGAAGATCAGGTTACGCGCTACCGTGGCGGCGACGTCGGCTGGATAGAGAGCGATGCAAAAGAAACCCGCCTGCCCGCGAATGTGATCGATGCCGGCCGCGCCCTGGAAAAAGGCAAGCGCAGCGGCGTCCTCGAAGCCACCGATGGCTTCTACGTCATCATGAAGACCGACGCGCGTGACGGTAGCGCACGTCCCATGGAGGAAGTCGCTGACAACCTCCGCCAGCAACTCCTGCGCGAGAAGCGCCGCGCGCTTGAAGAGCAATTCCTCGCCGACGCCTTCCAACTTTCCAAGGCATCCATCAATGCCGACGCCGCGGCCAAGGTGACCCTTCCCGTCACTCCCGCGCCCGCACCTGCCGCTCCCGAACTTTCGCCTCCTTGA